The following proteins are encoded in a genomic region of Anolis carolinensis isolate JA03-04 unplaced genomic scaffold, rAnoCar3.1.pri scaffold_12, whole genome shotgun sequence:
- the LOC100564939 gene encoding 5-hydroxytryptamine receptor 2A isoform X2 yields the protein MSAVKGGSGLLVGLTTASVTLDFSSLMAWQLTTNWTLNHSLPTSEPLNASLEEEVSRTSLGEKNWPALLILVIILLTIGGNILVIMAVSLEKKLQNATNYFLMSLAVADMLVGILVMPVSLITILYDVLFSTASIMHLCAIALDRYVAIRNPIEHSRFNSRTKAMMKIAAVWTISIGISMPIPVIGLQDDSRVFVNGSCVLNDENFVLVGSFVAFFVPLVIMVFAYCLTIQVLQKQASVFLYGETPKSQQHQQQNQRRSSMNCLKKEANAEHLSMLQNHEAASHLNSPVNKEGVLFRKGTMQSINNERRASKVLGIVFFLFLIMWCPFFITNIMSVLCKEACDEALLGELLDVFVWIGYICSGVNPLVYTLFNKIYRRAFSNYIRCRYDSGKKVAQRHNPGANVSTAALYGKELHLNSYRNGNELNSMELDETEDAVEMNVGTSELSINSEKTSSV from the exons ATGAGTGCTGTCAAAGGGGGCAGCGGCCTCTTGGTGGGCCTGACCACGGCCTCGGTCACGCTGGACTTCAGCAGCCTCATGGCTTGGCAGCTGACCACCAACTGGACCTTGAACCACAGCCTGCCCACCTCAGAGCCCCTCAATGCCTCCCTGGAGGAGGAGGTCTCCCGGACGTCCCTCGGGGAGAAGAACTGGCCGGCCCTCCTCATCCTGGTCATCATCCTGCTGACCATCGGAGGCAACATCTTGGTCATCATGGCCGTCTCCTTGGAGAAGAAGCTCCAGAATGCAACCAACTACTTCTTGATGTCCTTGGCGGTGGCCGACATGTTGGTGGGCATCCTGGTCATGCCGGTGTCCCTCATCACCATCCTCTACG ATGTGCTCTTCTCCACCGCCTCCATCATGCACCTCTGCGCCATCGCCCTCGACCGCTATGTCGCCATCcgcaaccccatcgagcacagccGCTTCAACTCCCGCACCAAGGCCATGATGAAGATCGCCGCCGTCTGGACCATCTCCATCG GGATCTCCATGCCCATCCCGGTCATCGGCTTGCAGGACGACTCCCGGGTCTTTGTGAACGGCAGCTGCGTCCTCAATGATGAGAACTTTGTCCTGGTGGGCTCCTTCGTGGCCTTCTTCGTCCCTTTGGTCATCATGGTCTTTGCCTACTGCCTGACCATCCAAGTCCTGCAGAAGCAGGCCTCCGTCTTCCTCTACGGAGAGACCCCCAAGTCCCAGCAGCACCAGCAGCAGAACCAGCGGCGGAGCAGCATGAACTGCCTCAAGAAGGAGGCCAACGCGGAGCACCTCTCCATGCTCCAGAACCACGAGGCGGCCTCCCACTTGAACTCCCCGGTCAACAAGGAAGGCGTGCTCTTCCGGAAGGGCACCATGCAGTCCATCAACAACGAGCGGAGGGCCTCCAAGGTCTTGGGCATCGTCTTCTTCTTGTTCCTGATCATGTGGTGCCCCTTTTTCATCACCAACATCATGTCGGTCCTCTGCAAGGAGGCCTGCGACGAGGCTCTCCTGGGGGAGCTCCTGGACGTCTTCGTGTGGATCGGGTACATCTGCTCCGGGGTCAACCCCTTGGTCTACACCCTCTTCAACAAAATCTACCGCAGGGCGTTCTCTAACTACATCCGCTGCCGCTATGACAGCGGGAAGAAGGTGGCGCAGAGGCACAACCCGGGCGCCAACGTCTCCACGGCGGCGCTTTACGGGAAGGAGCTCCATTTGAACAGTTACCGAAACGGGAACGAACTCAACAGCATGGAGTTGGACGAGACGGAGGACGCGGTGGAAATGAATGTCGGGACTTCGGAGCTGTCCATCAACAGCGAAAAGACCAGCAGTGTCTAG
- the LOC100564939 gene encoding 5-hydroxytryptamine receptor 2A isoform X1, giving the protein MSAVKGGSGLLVGLTTASVTLDFSSLMAWQLTTNWTLNHSLPTSEPLNASLEEEVSRTSLGEKNWPALLILVIILLTIGGNILVIMAVSLEKKLQNATNYFLMSLAVADMLVGILVMPVSLITILYDYAWPLPKQLCPIWISLDVLFSTASIMHLCAIALDRYVAIRNPIEHSRFNSRTKAMMKIAAVWTISIGISMPIPVIGLQDDSRVFVNGSCVLNDENFVLVGSFVAFFVPLVIMVFAYCLTIQVLQKQASVFLYGETPKSQQHQQQNQRRSSMNCLKKEANAEHLSMLQNHEAASHLNSPVNKEGVLFRKGTMQSINNERRASKVLGIVFFLFLIMWCPFFITNIMSVLCKEACDEALLGELLDVFVWIGYICSGVNPLVYTLFNKIYRRAFSNYIRCRYDSGKKVAQRHNPGANVSTAALYGKELHLNSYRNGNELNSMELDETEDAVEMNVGTSELSINSEKTSSV; this is encoded by the exons ATGAGTGCTGTCAAAGGGGGCAGCGGCCTCTTGGTGGGCCTGACCACGGCCTCGGTCACGCTGGACTTCAGCAGCCTCATGGCTTGGCAGCTGACCACCAACTGGACCTTGAACCACAGCCTGCCCACCTCAGAGCCCCTCAATGCCTCCCTGGAGGAGGAGGTCTCCCGGACGTCCCTCGGGGAGAAGAACTGGCCGGCCCTCCTCATCCTGGTCATCATCCTGCTGACCATCGGAGGCAACATCTTGGTCATCATGGCCGTCTCCTTGGAGAAGAAGCTCCAGAATGCAACCAACTACTTCTTGATGTCCTTGGCGGTGGCCGACATGTTGGTGGGCATCCTGGTCATGCCGGTGTCCCTCATCACCATCCTCTACG ATTATGCTTGGCCCCTGCCTAAACAATTGTGTCCCATCTGGATTTCCCTAGATGTGCTCTTCTCCACCGCCTCCATCATGCACCTCTGCGCCATCGCCCTCGACCGCTATGTCGCCATCcgcaaccccatcgagcacagccGCTTCAACTCCCGCACCAAGGCCATGATGAAGATCGCCGCCGTCTGGACCATCTCCATCG GGATCTCCATGCCCATCCCGGTCATCGGCTTGCAGGACGACTCCCGGGTCTTTGTGAACGGCAGCTGCGTCCTCAATGATGAGAACTTTGTCCTGGTGGGCTCCTTCGTGGCCTTCTTCGTCCCTTTGGTCATCATGGTCTTTGCCTACTGCCTGACCATCCAAGTCCTGCAGAAGCAGGCCTCCGTCTTCCTCTACGGAGAGACCCCCAAGTCCCAGCAGCACCAGCAGCAGAACCAGCGGCGGAGCAGCATGAACTGCCTCAAGAAGGAGGCCAACGCGGAGCACCTCTCCATGCTCCAGAACCACGAGGCGGCCTCCCACTTGAACTCCCCGGTCAACAAGGAAGGCGTGCTCTTCCGGAAGGGCACCATGCAGTCCATCAACAACGAGCGGAGGGCCTCCAAGGTCTTGGGCATCGTCTTCTTCTTGTTCCTGATCATGTGGTGCCCCTTTTTCATCACCAACATCATGTCGGTCCTCTGCAAGGAGGCCTGCGACGAGGCTCTCCTGGGGGAGCTCCTGGACGTCTTCGTGTGGATCGGGTACATCTGCTCCGGGGTCAACCCCTTGGTCTACACCCTCTTCAACAAAATCTACCGCAGGGCGTTCTCTAACTACATCCGCTGCCGCTATGACAGCGGGAAGAAGGTGGCGCAGAGGCACAACCCGGGCGCCAACGTCTCCACGGCGGCGCTTTACGGGAAGGAGCTCCATTTGAACAGTTACCGAAACGGGAACGAACTCAACAGCATGGAGTTGGACGAGACGGAGGACGCGGTGGAAATGAATGTCGGGACTTCGGAGCTGTCCATCAACAGCGAAAAGACCAGCAGTGTCTAG